The sequence tttttgggagaaaaagATAAGAGTGAGAAAAGCTTACTAAAGTTGCGACCCCATGACCAGCTAATGCTCCTCCAATGACTCCAAGAGGTGAAGAGGCAGCAGCAAGTGCTGcataaaagtagaaaaaatatTGTCATATTGAATAATGTTCACTATTACATAATCAGCTTTAAGACTTGTACCAGTACAATATACAATGGGGGACCCATTTGTCATCAGCAAATTGGCcctcatcaaattttttaatttattatgtgaAGAGGTAGATAATTTTGGACTCTAATCCAAATTTCATACATTTTAACGtcaccttttcctttttctttctttctttttttttttttttttaagcagtgagaaatagaaaaaaaataaaaaataaaaaataaaaaagctgttAATGTATACCAGAAAGAATATAATGCAGAAACAATTAGAAACAAAACAGatgacagaaaataaaaaatggaggcTTTAAAATTCTATAGGAATACGTTTCATAAAATTCCAATTTGCTTTGTTATTGTATCCGGAAAGTAATATCCTATATAATTGTGTATATTTCCACCTCAGTATGTGAAAAAATTTGACAGTACCCCCCGTTCTACTTGGAAATtggctttttgtattttttttgatgattttatttttatacaattttaagaaaatgacaaaatcTTTATTCTAAACGCATAAGAAATTTGACAATGAAGCAGACAGATCATCCTACTTCAATAAGATgcaaaatcataaaaaacaacTCCACATGCTGTGTCATTAtctataacaaatatatatatatatatatatatatatttgagttaAATATTCAAAGTCACACTCTCATGAAATCTAAAAGGCAACCTCAGCCACCTAGGAAAGGATTACCTCTAAACTGTATACTTTTGACATGTAAAGCatgcaataaaaaattatcttttaatcaaacagaaagaaaaaaacctttAGAACTAACCTTATCCTTCTGAAGTTTTAAGATGCTAAAATTTTGACCCTTGAAACTCACCTATTGTGGAGAAAAATGATTTATCACCCCACTCTGCAACAAAAACTAGGATGAAAGTGCTAATGACAGTGTTAGCAGCAGCTAATATTCCAGCGCCGTTCCCTGAAAATTCCGAAACTGCTAACTCTGCCTGATCcaaaatgcaaaaaatgaaAGTTAAAATAATTCTTATGGCAGCagaagatttgaaaaaaaaaagaaaaaaaaaaaagaaaaagctaagaatcttaaaaagaaagaaaagcagtGTTGCTTAAGTATTACCTCCTTTTGTTCCTCATCTGCTTTTACACTATCACTTGAGGTGGCATCAAGCAATGTTGAAACCCCAAAATAAACCTGAAGTTAATTACATTCAACAATAAAAACATTGCTTATTTTATCTATGAAAAGAATGGCTAgtatcaattatatatgtttttgtcaTTGCATACAAAATGAATATGCATGTGTCTCAGCAAGCTATAGTTTTTTAGTTTCAAATTAAAAGCTAAAATTACCAACAGTAAAACTGCAGCAATATCATCGATAGGTAAATCAGTCTCGCCGAACCTGTGGCCATTAGAATATATTAGAACcattaacaaattataatatcatttcaaacaaaaatttggaTCAGTAAATCCAAGTAGTTTTATTAAGAAGGAAGTTAGGAATGAAACAGGACCCAGTTATGGGTATCCAAATACACACAAGTTGAACAAAGTGCAAAATTTCACATAGAGGGCGTGTCAATATACAGACACCCTCCAAGAAAACAGAACAGAAGCAGCATTTCATGGGGAATATTTATGCAATTGACTGCCAAGAAATTGAGTTTGAGAAAGCTTAAATGTGTAACTTTTTAAAGTTCatataaactattaaaaaaaaaatagcagatTGGTTTACAAAAAATGCCAGGTTTTAATTGTTGAAATTATCTGGTTGCACAGTATGTTGTGCGTTGGATTTCTTAAGTGAAACAATTAAGCAATTTTTCTGCAACAGACTGCCATAATGAAGAATAGAACTTTGAGTTCCTAAATTAAATGCAAACCAAGAAAGAAAGTACCTGAAGGGTAGGATTTCATCAACGTAATGAAAAGTTCGTCCAAGAGCAACAGATATGATGGTCATGGCCCTACAAATGATAAGCAGGTAACCTTTTAGGCAACATAAAAAGGGAAAACTCTTGGCAGAAAGTGTAGTAACTTGATCGACATACAGTTTAGGTAATGAGATTCTCTTTGCCATGCAACACTAACAGTTGGAATGGCATTAATTAGACTCTTGGAAGAAAGTATAGTAACTTGATTGACATACTGTTTAGTAGATGAGATTTTCTTTACCATGCAACACTAACAGTTGGAATGGCATCAATTTGCCATGTCAGAAACTACAATGATACAAGAATGTCAAGTTAAAGAACTTTTTGACTACTTTTCGAAACAGAGAGTTTTATACCCATACATGGAATCTCTTGATGTCTGAAGCACTCTCAGAACTTTACACGATAAATCATAAACACTTCATATGAGAAAATTCAGTAAAGAAAGTTAACTCTGTAAAGGACATCTAAATCACCGTGATTAAACAGAATAACATACGCAAGTGCACCAAAAGTCCCAGCAAACACAACTCCAGCAGAGTTCCTAGCAGCCAAAAGTGCCTGCAAAAGAAACCAAGCCATCACATTAAAAAGTCCAAAAGAATTTAGGATTGTGTTTTTGGACTAATGGACTTTGGCCGTTTCAGTTCTTACCGCAATAAAGAAGGTCTTGTCTCCTAGTTCAGAAAAAAAGATCAGCAAGAATGCCTGCAGTAGAAAAATATTGCATTCTTGTTACATTATATCATTGTATTGGTTATGGTAGCATAGAATATCAAAGGCTTATAAACTAAAGAAgcgaataaatataaaattaagttcaaaaaattaaaagcacatCATGATATCTAAGACTACAATAGATGAAGATAAAATTGCCAGTTTCTAAAAGTTAAAGGGAGATTTTCCTAACTGAAGCAAAACCTGTGCTAATATCACCAAGGTCCGATAAATAAGGAATTGACTGCAGCCCACTAGCAATATCAGGACCAGCTAATGCTGGTTGAGATCCTTGAAGTGTAAGAAAGCCAAACAGAAGCAGAGCCTTCAGAAAATGACCAACTGAATTATCAGCAAAAAGGACATCCCTAGCTTTAAGAAATTCCCTTTTTAAGTTCTCTGAAAATGCTTTATCTAGGGAACCATTATGATCCATAACATGCGTCGATCCGGTGGTCTTCCTGCAGCTTTTGTAATCAGGATGCCTTAACGCCTGCTCAAAATTAACATTACCAATGCACATTTTTGACGATAAAGTAAGgatgataattataatataactcATAAACTTTGAAAACAAGGTTGACATGTAACATTGGTTAAAATCCATAATCCTACACATCTTATAAATGGAAGTCTTTTTTGGATGCTAACAAATTCCAACGTTGAGGAATAATTTGATGTTTGACATGCAAGGCATGGACAGAATGAACTTTTGCATTGAACTAAATAAAATGGAGGTAACTCATTCATGTCCTGAAAAGAGTATATGGTTTCTGACCATGACATAGCAGAAGTTGGCCATGTATGTGACAGTCTACTTAGACCAAAAGTAACTTTACAATCCAATAGAGATTATCAATGGTCAATGCTAACTAAGACAACCATTAAGGTTGAGTGGAGAAATTATCCTTTAAGATACACTAATACATAAATTTTGTGCCTACAAGACTAATCAATCTAATAGATGTAGGACTAAGCAAATGTTTATTTAATACAGCATATGTTTATACAACTTCAATCATAGTTAGTTAAACTTTCAATGTTTTAGGAAggacaaggaaaaaaaataaaaaaaaattgtgcaaaGAGTCTTATTACACGGCCATTTGAGCTTTCATAAGCTAGCAAAAAGCGACCAAACCACTCCTCAAATGTGTTTGCAGACCACTGGCTAAAATACCTGCAAGATGAATATcgtaattttaaattaatctgCAAATAAAATGCTAATTCCATCCCTAAATTCATTAAGGAATTTTAAAGCCAAAagaatcataaaataaataaataaataaaaataaaaaaaggcatcGAAGTTCAGCGCTAATTGCATTTATCAGTTAATATCAATTCCACAATTCATACTAAAATTCTATACAATGTGCCTTcgtattattattcatttcaaTTCAAAATGACCCACCATTATCATGCTATGTCCCATATTGAGCAAGGCACATTGATTGCTAACTTGCtatataattttcttacaaACATTTCTCCAACTTAAACGTTTTTCCAGTCTCAGTTTTTCATATAGAAACTCCATCCCTTTCATAAAGgtagcaaaaaataaacaaaaagaactaaattttcattttttccaatACCATTTTACTAGAAAACagtaataaaaggaaaaaataaaataaaaattcaaaggtCAAAGAGTCACTTTCCTAGCCAAAATTTACCAACAACCAACCAAtagaagaaccaaaaaaaaaaaaaaaaaaaaaaaaaaaaagaaaaaaaaaagagagagagagagagatgggtaATTTATAAATTGGGTGGTTCACCTGGAGGAAATGAGAGTTGGGTTGCGAAGAGAAAGCTTGGAAGTAAAAAACTTGGAGCGAGATTTTAGTGAAAACAGACAACCTGTAAGTAATGGTTGTTTGGGAGGTTTAGGAAATAAACGAGGCAGTGAATGGGCCCCCATAACGCTCTCATAGAGCGATGTGGTTCCCATTCTCTAAACCccccaaataaaaaaagaaagaaggaaaagaaaaactgtGTTGGCTCAATTTAGTCTGTGCTCAGAGTCTCCGAGAAGTGTGAGTCTGTTAATACCATACATGTAGGAGAAGATGATGATAAGCTTTTTCAAGCTATGGTTTTTGCAAGCGCCAAGGCAGTCTCTCAGTCTTTATCTACTCCTCGTTAAAGTTTTCTACACGTGGCTGCTTTTTAACAACTTTCGTTTTCCCACGTGGAATTTCTGATtgtcgtcttttttttttttttttttttttggttttcttaacattaatttttgtttgtttttctgaaataaaataaaataaaataaaataaaaaacccaagCACCAAAAAGAATGtaaaaaatgtcaaaaagaGTTTATTTTGCCTAAGACCCAACACAAACAGCCCAATAGAAACCTAGATTCTGTAAGCCCCTCTTTCTCTCACAAAATTCACAGGCAGTGAAACCGAGTGCGAGCAAAGAATGAACAGGTTATGCAATTTCGCACTGAATTTCCAATTTAACAGTTTGTTTTAGCTTAAAAAATGGTCATGAATTGTTTTCTACAGTTTAAGGTTTTGGTGTCTACGTTGAGATTCTTTTTGGTTCGGTTTTGAATAAAGTTTTTTCTGAAAAATGGAGTCCTTATGTTTGAGTGAACAATGAAATACAAAAGGACTGGGTTAACTGGGTGCCTACTCTGGTCCGGTTCGATTTTGAGGAACCAGTGGAATGCCATATACTGATTTAAGATTAGGAAAACTTTTGAGTTCGTCTCtcatttgtgtgtgtatatgcaAGGatcattttctatttaatttgtttccattttttttttttctcttttttggggTGGGTGGTTGGTCTGATGAATTATCTTGTGCTGGTGACAGGTTGATCAGAAGGAAATTTGGTGAGGTTTACAGATTGAAAGTTCCCCAGAGAAATTTCTGTGCTAATGGAGCTGCTACAAATTCTGCCCAACCTGGCTATGTAACTATCttaattatatatcaaaatcataTTTGTTTATGTCTTAGTTGAAGCTTTTCATTACAAATGAACTCGTTCTTGGATTAACTTGCTCACATGTATGTTGGAAGAGTATTGGtggatttcattttatttctagtGTATTAAATTTCTGGATGTAGGTGTTATATATCTGTTTCCCTGGTTTCTACCTCGTTTTCCTTTGTGTGTAACTTGTCACATTCTTCCTTGCAATtcgtttatttttgaaatacgTAGATGTCAAATTTGGATTTGATTGATTTGCTTTAAAGTCACAGGACAGCAAAATTGGCCATTATGACATTGCTATTGTTGGAGGAGGCATGGTTGGCATGGCTTTTGCCTGTTCCTTGGGTAGGTAGTATTTTGTTATCTGTTTTAGTTACTTTCTTGTGAAAACAACATGTTCAGACtggcttttatttttatctaggaTTTTTACCCCCtctgttattgttattattttgttttcttctagCCAAGGGTAAATGTATCCAGGTTGGTTTCTAAATCAGTTATCGCACTagcctgatttttttttttttttttccttttttattaacTTACTTTATACCATGTGGTCCAACATCCACCATTGAAAGGTGAACAACTTTTCAGTGTTACATTGATTTTGATTGGGTTATGAGATGAGAAGAAATTTGTTCGATTATCCTGTTCTTTAATCTATTATGTTAATCTTGCCAAATCTGCATACTGTAGTTATTGATTTGAGAGTAGAAAATATTTGCCATAGTCTCTTTTAGTGCATAAATGCTGTTGCattttatatttacaaactATCATGATATTCTTGTGTATTTGCAGCAAGCATGCCATTGACAAAGGACTTGAATGTTGCCATTATCGATAGCAATCCTGCATTATCTAGTGGAGTCTCCATCAAGAAAGAAGAACCCCCTGATCCAAGGGTCAGTACAGTAACTCCGGCTACTATATCAATCTTCAAAGGTATATTAATTGCATATCATTTGATTAAAGACATTTCTGCCAACTTTAGTTCAATTTATAGATGGAGCCTGAAGTCCTGAAAACttaatatttccataaaatgtcatatattactttattttaGATTTCAATTATCTGATTCATCCTCTAGAAATCCCATTCATATTCAGTGTATGTATTGCATTTTCCAGCTTTTCTATTCTGAAAGTTCTTCATCTCCCCTTTAGACCAATCTTTTGCCTTAATTGTTTATGATTACTGCTCTGTTTGGCTTATGTTTCCCTTTGGTTGTAAGGATGTTCTTGTCTATCATTTTTGGAGCCATAATTTCTGGAACTGCAGCTTCATTCTCAAGCAGGCGAAGATAAATGTTTAACATATTTTGAAACTATTGTCTATTTGGCAGAGATTGGTGCTTGGAAATATATTGAACAGAATCGACATGCATATTTTGATAAGATGCAGGTGATTCCTCCtacttatccttttttttttttttttttttttacctgtaAGTGTTTTTATTATCTTGTTTGAAATTGTTGAATATGATGTTTCTTTATAACTTTTGCTATTGATTTTTTCAGCCCTGGGTGTTCCTTAACTtaattactattgttattattaatattctaatCTATCACACCCATAGGAAGCTAGTATTAAAACGAGTAATAATAATGAGTTTATCTATTCCTTTATCGCTTCTGTAGGTTTGGGACTACACTGGCTTGGGATATACAAGATATAATGCAAGAGATGCAAATAAGGAAGTTCTAGGGTAAGCAACCCAATATCAATCAGGCAAATATAGATTACTAATAGCAGGGAATGCTGATTTGAACTTTCTGTGTCAGGTGTGTGGTGGAAAATAGGGTGCTGCTGAGTTCCCTTTTGTCATGTCTACAGGTATTTACCATGGAGgaagaaattatttgttataaacGAAATATTTGTCATTTATGCACTTTCTAATTTCTGATGATTAGatccttttattttatctctTCAGACAAGAAACTTTGAAGAAAGCTTTACTATCTTGTCcttaaaacttatttttcctCATTATAATTTCTCCTCGGAATAATTAAACTATTTCATAGTCTTCACTTAAGATTTAGTTCTAGTGCTTTGCTATTTTGTAAACCTATGTCTTATATGGTATACTTGTGGAAAGCCTTGATACTTTTAGATCTAAGAAGTTTTAAGTTTTAACAGAGTGCAGATTTTCGGAAGACTATCTACCCATCCAGATTGTTGACTTTACATCGGAACTCTTCATCCACAAAGGTGGACAGTCATTCCTCTGGGTTGCCATTACATGGGCAGGGGAATTTGGTGAAGCTGGATCTAATTGATGGCAGCAGCCTACATGCAAAATTAGTGGTAACTTTAAATTGCATTTAAGAGTTGCATTGCCTTCCTTTTATCCCTTTAAACTGTTATTGTGGCGAGCTGGGTTGTTTAGGTTTGTCATTAGTAAGTTATTGGTTGGTGTCAAGTTATATGGTGTTTATTGCAGGTTGGAGCTGATGGTTCCAAGTCCCGTGTTAGGGAGTTAGCAGGAATTAAAACAACTGGATGGAATTATTCACAAAATGCAATCATATGTACAGTTGAACATGCTGTAGAAAATCAATGTGCATGGCAACGATTTCTTCCCGCTGGACCAATTGCTCTTCTGCCAGTTGGtgataattttagtaatattgtTTGGACCATGAACCCAAAAGAGGCAAATGACCATAAAATGATGAATGGAGATGAATTTATAAAGGATGTAAATCATGCTTTGGATTATGGATTTGGCCCCCATCCTAAGTCAAGCATGTTTGGAGATGGAGGCATATTTTCTTGGCTTAAAGCAGATGTGACGTCAGCTAGTGAGTTCTTTGAAATTCCACCAAAAGTGATCAGGTTGGTGTCGGATAGGATGATGTTTCCATTGTCTTTGATGCATGCCAATAACTATGCATCAAAGAATATTGTTCTAATAGGTGATTCGGCACATACTGTTCATCCTTTGGCTGGTCAAGGTGTCAATTTGGGTTTTGGAGATGCATTTGCTCTTTCAAGAGTCATTGCTGAGGGTATTGCAGTTGGAACTGACATTGGGGAGGTATGTGATTCTGAGTGTTATGTGAATTGTTAGAGAacacaaataaaatgaaactcCTTATAGCTGCCCTTAGCCACATATTTGTTGTATATGTAGGTCAGTATGTATTGTACAAATTATAAACAAGGACCAAGTGTTCTCTAATTTCTGTCTTGGTTGTTTTTGAGTAGTGAATATGTTAAATTCTTATTCACTGTTCTTAAGACCCAAAGCATGTTTCACATCTGTTGTAACATAGACAGAGTGATgggatttttaatttatgcaggTGACAATGTTGAAAAAATTTGAAGTGGAGAGGAAAACGGCAAATATTGCAATGATGGCAATCCTGGATGGGTTCCAAAAAGCATATTCAGTTGATTTTGGACCTCTAAATATATTGCGTGCTGCAGCTTTTCATGTGGCGCAGCATGTTTCACCGCTGAAAAGAGGTATAATTTCATATGCATCTGGAGAGCAAAGATTGCCACTTTTCTCTTGAAAACAATGTACATATTGCTGATCGaggtactctttttttttttttttttttttaaaaaaaaaaaattggtggagTATATtcgttaaaagaaaaaaaagaaaaaaagaaaaaaaaaagaaaaagaaatgaaatgctTCTGCTTCAATTTTGTAAACAGTAATTTCGATTGtcttaagaaaaataaagagttgCTTGGATGACTTGCCTTGTTCCAGTTCTAGTGGATGTGTGATTATTGTTGGCATATGCAATTTAACATTTTGGTCAAATCGTTTATGAGATGTATTATGTGGAAAATGCATTGTCATTTCTGAAACTTGGGTCTAGGGGTCTCTGAAGCATATGAATCATTCATGAGAAATATAGAGTCAATCTTGAATCCATTGGATGGGAACAGAGCAAGAACCAGATAACTTTGTCAACAAACCTAACCTTACTGAGAAAAAGAAGTTATTTTGGCTTCTTTTTCAGCATTTAGAATGAAGCAAGCAAATAAGCACACTAAaatccaaacccaaaaaaaaaaaaaaaaaaaaaaaagaatagagaaagcaaattaaaatcagctagaataataaaactttttatgaCTGCCAAATTTTTGCAGCATTTGATCTGGAAGGAAACAAGAGGGACAAACAAATCAATGTGCCATAAATGACTTGTTACCAACATTCATATAGCTTAATATCAACTCGAAGCCTGAAGTAGACTTCCCCTTCAAATGCATCAGTCATCAAAGTAGCAACTCCTCGAGACATGAAGAAGTCCCCGGTACCACCAATCACCGAAATATCCCGGGTCTTGTTCATTAATGGATCAGCCCCAGCGAAGTTGATGCTTCCCCTGTGCTGGGTAGAGTTGAAGACGAAGGAGAAGCCAAGCCATGCTGTGAATATATCTTTCTTGTCATAGATATAGAATCCCTGAGCACGACCCACTGGTGTCGAATGAAGATTGTTGTCGAGCGTAATGGGGTCATCAAACACAACCAAGTTGCCAAAATGGTTCTGTCCTGCCAATATGGTCCTGTTGCCCCAAGCTGGTGCACCTACAATGGCTGCAGTTGCATTTTTGGCATTCTTTCCATTGTATATTATGTCGTGGAAGTAAAACACCAATCTTTTACAGGGTTGATGAGCCCGGATTCTCTTGCCACGGTGTAATCCACTAGAGCAAGAGAtgaggaggaggaagaagaaaagagctAAAACGGATTTGAAAGCTGCCATGTTTGAGGAGCATAAGAGAAATGCAAACAAGTTTGTTATgcttgaaggagatggtgaggTAGCATGGTCTGGATCTTCATTATATAAGGATTTTGAAAGTAGCCAGTGCTAGGgaatttgatgaaattgttCTAACTTTGCTTATACGTCATCTTTATAGACCAACCAAAGGATCAAAAAcgaggatttttctttttgcatattGAGCTATATTAATTtaccaacaaatatatatatatatatatatatatatatatagagagagagagagagagagagagagctataTTAACTTTTATCATTTCATCACTTCATATTTACGACTTACTTCATCATTCGTCGTGGACCAATATGCTTTTCCTTGCTGTGGAGTTGAGTAGTAAAAGCAGGTTAAGCAATTAATTCATTCGATTAATTTGAACGAACCCAATTTTTGATCATAACCTATGATACATATGGTATAAAAATGCGTTCAAGACCATAAATGCTTAGTATTTTCATTAGGcacttaaattgatttaaagaagcagaagaagctACTTGCAGTGCAATATAATGCAGATGTagtatatataaacaattttgcaTGTAATTTAACTTGGTTCTATAAGTCCTATCTTTAAGTTGCAAATAAGTTTTACATTCAAAGTTAGATATATACCCTTGTCAATGCAATAAACTATTCATTACTTGCTCCAAAATTGAAGACTAAGCATTTTCTGCTgtgtaaaattaattagttttttctaTAGAGGCATTGGGTTTGATCAAGTTagccaaaaacaaacaaataaatacctaAAATAAAACGTACTCTTTCCTCTATCGACTATCATTGGTAATCCAAATCTATCTATATGTATTTTACAATAATCTATGGAACTAATATAATTGATGCCCAATTTTACCTACTGAGGATTCTATTGGTTGCATGAATAGCGGAAACAttgaacaaattaataattgaaaccTTTTTCCGAGTCTAAATATGGAAAGCTAACATACATTAAGGTCCAAAAAGCAGTGGAGTAAGGTTGCACTTCTTCTATAATTAGGGAAAGTTCATGATTAGAGTTAATGACTCCAACATCCCATGCCAAATTatagaataatattatttattattatcaataacaTCTATATGCTGTCTAACAACTGTTTATAAgtcatattttttcaaattagaattttaaaataacaaataaatatataattaaatactgttaattaacaattattatatCAACAAAGGTTTACCGGTGATTATCAATATCACTGATAAATAACAAAACTCAGTCTTATATGTACATCTTTGTACTGCTTACAGATCCaccctctctttatatttttgtttagttaGCACTTCAATGAAGATAACAAAATCGCTTGCAGTTGGTATTGTTGGTGCCAAACAGGTCAGAGTGCTCATCTAGCTggacaaaaagtcaaaagaGATGGtccaggatatatatatatatatatatatatattttgtttgtgaagtAAAGAAAGAGATGGCCTACATTTGCTTGCTGAAATAATTCGGCCACACCAATTTTAGCCTACCATGGacctcaaaattttcaatcaaaatattttattatttttttataaaagaaaaacattttgttgaatttgaatgaaatatatatacacacatatatatacaattatttttttaatattaaagttgGAACGGTTCAAATTCTTAATctttattaaacaaaatattgattttactaTTAGATTGTCTTCCAAAAACTAAAGTACCCTTGTGTTAAATCCAACTGGGGAATAACTAATTGTAGAAATTAAAGAGACCAAATTAAATAGAAGTATTATAAATAaggagtttttaaaaaaaattcttaaattatcaaatataagttcaaaaaaaaaaaagtcaataccaaataaatgatataaaaagTAGAAAGTATTGTCAAAGTATAATTAATTCGTGCGGGTAAATCTTGGTTTTCCAAGACTTTTTAAATTCAATCAATATGTTGAACACTTCAATAAGCAATAATGTTATcaaaagaattattatttttttaattttttggtaaataaaatgaattaacTATATTTATATCATAGTGGAAAAGGGAAACCAAAAtacaacaaacaaaaattaaagattaaaaaataaaaaaatagtaaaggaGACCAACAATACTtatcatttctctctctctaaacaTGAAATATAAAGGTCGCTCATGCACAGTGTTTAAAAGAAGAACCTTTTAGGTGATTATGCGACTCTTGCCAGCTGCTACAAATAATCGTAGATTTCTTTCCCCTCCAACCcatcccaccaaaaaaaaaaaaaaaaaaaaaaaaaaccaaaaaatgccATACCAAATTGttaatacaaaacaaaacccaCATATATCAGCTTGATACATGGCCTTATttaattagcatttttttttttttttgcaaataaaaaaaaaatatagtaattaaATTACCAGCATTCATATAGCTTTATATCAACCCGAAGCCTGAAATAAACTTCATTTTCAAAAGCATCAGTCATCAAAGTAGCAATTCCTCTAGACATGAAGAAATCACCTGTACCACCAACCACTGAAATATCCCTAGTCTTGTTCAAAGGGTCAGCTCCAATGAAATTCAAAGTCCCTCTATGGTCAGTGGAATTGAACCAGAAAGAAAATCCAAGCCAAGCAGTGAAATAGTCTTTTCTATCGTATATGTAGAAACCTTGTGCTCTACCAACCGGTGGTGAATGCAGATTGTTGTCCAACGTAATTGGATCATCGAAAACCACCACGTCTCCAAAATGGTTTTGTCCTGCTAAAATTGTTTTGTTTCCCCAAGGTGGTGAGCCTATGATTGCTGAAGTCGCATTCTTTGAATTTTGGCCATTGTAGATAATGTCATGGAAATAGAAAACCAAGCTTT comes from Ziziphus jujuba cultivar Dongzao chromosome 6, ASM3175591v1 and encodes:
- the LOC107430222 gene encoding uncharacterized protein LOC107430222 isoform X1, whose amino-acid sequence is MNRLIRRKFGEVYRLKVPQRNFCANGAATNSAQPGYSQDSKIGHYDIAIVGGGMVGMAFACSLASMPLTKDLNVAIIDSNPALSSGVSIKKEEPPDPRVSTVTPATISIFKEIGAWKYIEQNRHAYFDKMQVWDYTGLGYTRYNARDANKEVLGCVVENRVLLSSLLSCLQSADFRKTIYPSRLLTLHRNSSSTKVDSHSSGLPLHGQGNLVKLDLIDGSSLHAKLVVGADGSKSRVRELAGIKTTGWNYSQNAIICTVEHAVENQCAWQRFLPAGPIALLPVGDNFSNIVWTMNPKEANDHKMMNGDEFIKDVNHALDYGFGPHPKSSMFGDGGIFSWLKADVTSASEFFEIPPKVIRLVSDRMMFPLSLMHANNYASKNIVLIGDSAHTVHPLAGQGVNLGFGDAFALSRVIAEGIAVGTDIGEVTMLKKFEVERKTANIAMMAILDGFQKAYSVDFGPLNILRAAAFHVAQHVSPLKRGIISYASGEQRLPLFS
- the LOC107430222 gene encoding uncharacterized protein LOC107430222 isoform X2, translated to MNRLIRRKFGEVYRLKVPQRNFCANGAATNSAQPGYDSKIGHYDIAIVGGGMVGMAFACSLASMPLTKDLNVAIIDSNPALSSGVSIKKEEPPDPRVSTVTPATISIFKEIGAWKYIEQNRHAYFDKMQVWDYTGLGYTRYNARDANKEVLGCVVENRVLLSSLLSCLQSADFRKTIYPSRLLTLHRNSSSTKVDSHSSGLPLHGQGNLVKLDLIDGSSLHAKLVVGADGSKSRVRELAGIKTTGWNYSQNAIICTVEHAVENQCAWQRFLPAGPIALLPVGDNFSNIVWTMNPKEANDHKMMNGDEFIKDVNHALDYGFGPHPKSSMFGDGGIFSWLKADVTSASEFFEIPPKVIRLVSDRMMFPLSLMHANNYASKNIVLIGDSAHTVHPLAGQGVNLGFGDAFALSRVIAEGIAVGTDIGEVTMLKKFEVERKTANIAMMAILDGFQKAYSVDFGPLNILRAAAFHVAQHVSPLKRGIISYASGEQRLPLFS
- the LOC107430222 gene encoding uncharacterized protein LOC107430222 isoform X4, with amino-acid sequence MELLQILPNLAMTAKLAIMTLLLLEEAWLAWLLPVPWVASMPLTKDLNVAIIDSNPALSSGVSIKKEEPPDPRVSTVTPATISIFKEIGAWKYIEQNRHAYFDKMQVWDYTGLGYTRYNARDANKEVLGCVVENRVLLSSLLSCLQSADFRKTIYPSRLLTLHRNSSSTKVDSHSSGLPLHGQGNLVKLDLIDGSSLHAKLVVGADGSKSRVRELAGIKTTGWNYSQNAIICTVEHAVENQCAWQRFLPAGPIALLPVGDNFSNIVWTMNPKEANDHKMMNGDEFIKDVNHALDYGFGPHPKSSMFGDGGIFSWLKADVTSASEFFEIPPKVIRLVSDRMMFPLSLMHANNYASKNIVLIGDSAHTVHPLAGQGVNLGFGDAFALSRVIAEGIAVGTDIGEVTMLKKFEVERKTANIAMMAILDGFQKAYSVDFGPLNILRAAAFHVAQHVSPLKRGIISYASGEQRLPLFS
- the LOC107430222 gene encoding uncharacterized protein LOC107430222 isoform X3, coding for MELLQILPNLAIHRTAKLAIMTLLLLEEAWLAWLLPVPWVASMPLTKDLNVAIIDSNPALSSGVSIKKEEPPDPRVSTVTPATISIFKEIGAWKYIEQNRHAYFDKMQVWDYTGLGYTRYNARDANKEVLGCVVENRVLLSSLLSCLQSADFRKTIYPSRLLTLHRNSSSTKVDSHSSGLPLHGQGNLVKLDLIDGSSLHAKLVVGADGSKSRVRELAGIKTTGWNYSQNAIICTVEHAVENQCAWQRFLPAGPIALLPVGDNFSNIVWTMNPKEANDHKMMNGDEFIKDVNHALDYGFGPHPKSSMFGDGGIFSWLKADVTSASEFFEIPPKVIRLVSDRMMFPLSLMHANNYASKNIVLIGDSAHTVHPLAGQGVNLGFGDAFALSRVIAEGIAVGTDIGEVTMLKKFEVERKTANIAMMAILDGFQKAYSVDFGPLNILRAAAFHVAQHVSPLKRGIISYASGEQRLPLFS